One genomic window of Vibrio parahaemolyticus includes the following:
- a CDS encoding dTDP-4-dehydrorhamnose reductase family protein: MSNIKNIAVLGGAGLLGKPLVSYLRGNGFNVTSYSKSSPESDYNIDVVNHSELITKLDELRPDLIINLVALTNVDSCEENVALAYEIHVKVNQVLSDYCSQRNKKIIHLSTDHFYDGYCSKESDTYPQNVYGLTKLMGEKEFKDNDSVILRTNFFGKSITQGRKSITDVMYESTLSGKDITLFNDVYFSPLSIDSLCKVIAHVILHWKSGIYNLGSKNGMSKENFVLQFLEQCGIHNISYESVSIKDSNIKVIRPKDMRMDVELFESTYGYDLPNLINEIKTVAGDYNEEKV; encoded by the coding sequence ATGTCTAATATCAAAAATATAGCTGTCCTAGGAGGCGCAGGACTTTTAGGTAAACCGTTAGTCTCTTATTTAAGAGGTAATGGATTCAATGTAACGAGTTACTCTAAAAGTAGTCCAGAATCTGATTATAATATTGATGTGGTTAACCATAGTGAATTAATTACAAAACTAGATGAATTAAGACCAGATTTAATTATTAACTTAGTTGCCTTAACTAACGTTGATTCTTGTGAAGAAAATGTAGCTCTAGCATATGAGATTCACGTTAAAGTTAATCAAGTACTATCAGATTATTGTAGTCAAAGAAATAAAAAAATAATTCACTTGTCAACAGATCACTTCTATGACGGCTATTGCTCAAAAGAATCGGATACCTATCCACAGAATGTCTATGGGTTAACGAAGTTAATGGGAGAGAAAGAGTTTAAAGACAATGATTCGGTTATACTTAGAACAAACTTTTTCGGAAAAAGCATAACCCAAGGTCGTAAGAGCATTACAGATGTAATGTATGAATCGACTCTAAGTGGAAAGGATATAACGTTATTCAATGATGTATACTTTTCTCCTCTTTCGATAGATTCTTTATGTAAAGTAATTGCTCATGTTATTTTGCATTGGAAATCAGGAATATATAACCTTGGTTCAAAAAACGGAATGAGCAAAGAAAATTTTGTACTGCAATTTTTAGAACAATGTGGAATTCATAATATTTCTTACGAAAGTGTATCCATTAAAGATAGTAATATTAAGGTTATTCGACCTAAAGACATGAGAATGGATGTAGAGCTATTTGAATCAACTTATGGTTATGATTTGCCAAATTTAATTAATGAAATTAAGACCGTAGCAGGAGATTACAATGAAGAGAAAGTTTAA
- the pseB gene encoding UDP-N-acetylglucosamine 4,6-dehydratase (inverting), with amino-acid sequence MLNNKSVLITGGTGSFGKQFIKTILGRYKDVKKIIIYSRDELKQFEIKQQYPQKEYPQLRFFIGDVRDQQRMIQACEGVDVIIHAAAIKQVDTAEYNPTECIRTNVNGAENVIHAALQCGVKDVVALSTDKACAPINLYGATKLASDKLFTAANNIKGSKDIRFSVVRYGNVMGSRGSVIPFFLKKREEGVLPITHEEMTRFNISLQDGVNMVMYALENHLGGEIFVPKIPSYKILDIAEAVAPNCETKVVGIRPGEKLHEEMITDTDSLNTIDLGKYYAILPSVSFTYSEEEYMKHHKADKVPFGFKYNSGTNTQWESVDKLRELIKEHVDSSFDVN; translated from the coding sequence ATGTTGAATAATAAAAGTGTATTAATAACAGGTGGTACTGGTTCATTTGGTAAGCAATTTATCAAAACGATCTTAGGGCGTTACAAGGATGTTAAGAAAATCATCATATATTCTCGTGATGAATTGAAGCAGTTTGAAATAAAACAACAGTATCCTCAAAAAGAATACCCACAGCTTCGATTTTTTATCGGAGATGTCCGTGACCAGCAGCGAATGATTCAAGCTTGTGAAGGTGTTGATGTTATTATCCATGCTGCTGCAATTAAACAAGTTGATACTGCTGAATATAATCCGACTGAATGTATTCGCACAAATGTTAACGGTGCGGAGAACGTTATTCATGCTGCGTTGCAGTGCGGGGTAAAAGATGTCGTTGCCTTATCAACAGATAAGGCTTGTGCACCAATTAACTTGTATGGCGCTACCAAACTTGCATCGGATAAACTTTTCACGGCAGCAAACAACATTAAAGGTTCGAAAGATATTCGTTTTAGTGTTGTTCGCTACGGTAATGTAATGGGTTCTCGTGGCTCTGTTATCCCATTCTTTTTGAAGAAGCGCGAAGAGGGCGTTTTACCAATTACTCATGAAGAAATGACACGCTTTAACATCTCATTGCAAGATGGCGTGAATATGGTTATGTATGCACTAGAGAACCATTTGGGCGGAGAGATCTTTGTCCCAAAAATTCCTTCATATAAGATTTTGGATATTGCTGAAGCTGTTGCGCCTAATTGCGAAACCAAAGTTGTTGGTATTCGCCCAGGTGAAAAATTACATGAAGAAATGATCACCGATACAGATTCTTTAAATACGATTGATCTTGGAAAATATTATGCAATTCTACCTTCAGTATCGTTTACCTACTCAGAAGAAGAGTATATGAAACACCATAAGGCAGATAAAGTACCTTTCGGCTTCAAATATAACTCAGGGACAAACACTCAATGGGAAAGTGTTGATAAGCTGAGAGAGTTAATTAAAGAACATGTTGACTCATCTTTTGATGTGAATTAA
- a CDS encoding O-antigen ligase family protein: protein MLKLALLLSSIKLPLGIPFFLNAITLPLGFLYLSKLRHIDKSYIFILTLLLSGIVGNFIFGFDIQSLARTFQILLMVLFSIYLSKNLYKIDYKLALYFAIVLSFIFILELAFNIRYYREIMGLAIPRLAGAHGDPNYNSVFIGAILCFYVIKVRKITPLTVFLILLAIPGFSRGAILGLIGLFFTIYFYGSFARKLSLLLLLLLFSQPLLIETLFTLLPQEDLIALNFLSSGRLSHWHAYYSIALDNFFGVGYFIGQQIEVNYLDYDLFKYAKPQQAHSMYFSSIADFGIVGYFSLFLFFILLYNRAKLCRYKLGVLNNLLLAFSSLNFLGEVSFWILVSLILMQEGFQEQAKEH from the coding sequence ATGCTAAAGTTAGCCTTACTTCTGTCATCAATAAAGCTACCTCTTGGAATTCCATTTTTTTTAAATGCGATCACACTACCTTTAGGTTTTCTTTATTTGAGTAAATTGAGACACATAGATAAATCATATATATTTATTCTAACTCTTCTACTTAGTGGTATTGTTGGTAATTTTATTTTTGGTTTTGATATACAGTCATTAGCAAGAACATTTCAAATACTACTAATGGTTTTGTTTTCAATTTATTTATCTAAGAACCTATATAAAATAGATTATAAGTTAGCACTTTATTTCGCAATAGTACTCTCTTTTATTTTTATTTTAGAGTTAGCATTCAATATTAGATACTATCGTGAAATAATGGGATTAGCTATACCTAGGCTAGCCGGTGCTCATGGAGACCCTAACTATAACTCAGTATTTATTGGGGCCATTCTTTGTTTTTACGTTATTAAGGTAAGAAAGATAACTCCTTTAACCGTATTTCTAATTTTATTAGCAATTCCTGGTTTCTCTCGTGGAGCTATATTAGGATTAATTGGATTATTTTTTACTATATATTTTTATGGATCTTTTGCAAGGAAGTTATCATTACTTTTGCTTTTATTGTTATTTTCTCAACCTTTGTTGATTGAGACTCTATTCACCTTATTACCGCAAGAGGATTTAATTGCACTTAACTTTCTATCCTCTGGTAGGTTATCGCATTGGCATGCATATTATAGTATTGCTTTAGACAATTTTTTTGGTGTTGGATATTTTATTGGTCAGCAGATCGAGGTTAATTATTTAGATTATGATTTATTCAAATATGCTAAACCACAACAAGCGCATAGTATGTATTTTAGTTCCATTGCTGACTTTGGGATAGTAGGGTATTTTTCTCTTTTTCTGTTTTTTATCCTGCTATACAATAGAGCAAAGCTTTGTCGATATAAATTGGGTGTTTTGAATAATTTACTTTTAGCCTTTTCTTCTCTTAATTTTTTAGGAGAGGTATCATTCTGGATTTTAGTTTCATTAATACTTATGCAAGAAGGATTCCAAGAGCAAGCGAAAGAGCATTGA
- a CDS encoding SLBB domain-containing protein has protein sequence MLKGYFSIGACILASLFAPLTNAQTPTPEQIQMFQNLPADQQQALASKYGISIPSGASSQPSSYQNPQVVEQRPVASSATEAKVNDAEKDEQGLKRFGLDLFAGSPTTFAPISDVPVPADYTVGAGDEIVIQLFGKENTTHRLRVNRAGIINFPSLGPVQVAGMTFSDVRDSLNQRVKEQMIGVRSDISLGEMRTMQVFVMGDAYKPGAYTVSALTTISQAIYYSGGFSESGALRNVQLKRNGQVIRKLDMYDLLLKGDARNDIRLLPGDVVFIGALGNTISIDGEVNRPAIYEIKPGETYKQAIQMAGGFTANAYSDQIEVKRYAAKGARDALTLNFSQSHDQQTKVKDGDVVNVLKKNEELTRYVQIEGDVRHPGYIEWKSGLRIADLFQSVDTAFNSTADVSYAVVVREINPQRDIEVYQVNLANAILSPTSKDNLKLNSRDRVLVFNRFNNEDLDTLADQETVSKAKTLEQAQLQAQQEQLKEQEVMSSSVAVSSATPIEKDSKQPKIVFRGKEITKDDFEALKQNTRRTLLAPVLLQLQQQSRLGLAPQIAEVFGEVKHPGRYPITPRMTISTLIEAAGGLTYNAFTINAELARTVISSKDERASIDVERIDLRQAIKGSTTDDAVIVGRDRLNILEKPNVKLQSTVTLQGEVRFPGTYTVRQGETLGELLKRAGGLTEFAHPQGAIFTREALRLQEQKLLNQYAADMRAETAKKTFRADSNMGSVISDPDKTLKFVEEASRSKALGRMVVQLNRILKDERSADFMLEDGDFLFVPTFRNTVSIMGEVQVPITYLLDNKLDVDDYLNKAGGAKKQADEDRIFVVRADGSVYKPTSGYWFGNNHEELKAGDTIVVPIDTDYRDALSTWTAATQILYQTGVAINALK, from the coding sequence ATGCTCAAAGGATATTTCTCGATAGGTGCTTGCATTCTGGCAAGCCTATTTGCGCCGCTTACCAATGCGCAGACTCCAACCCCAGAACAAATTCAGATGTTTCAGAACTTACCTGCTGACCAGCAACAAGCACTGGCGAGTAAGTATGGTATCTCTATTCCATCCGGCGCTTCGTCTCAGCCAAGCAGTTACCAAAATCCTCAAGTGGTTGAACAACGTCCAGTTGCTAGCAGCGCGACTGAAGCAAAAGTAAACGACGCCGAAAAAGACGAGCAAGGTCTAAAGCGTTTTGGTTTAGATTTGTTTGCAGGTTCACCTACGACGTTTGCACCAATCAGTGATGTGCCTGTTCCGGCTGACTATACGGTAGGAGCTGGTGATGAAATCGTTATCCAACTGTTTGGTAAAGAGAACACGACGCATCGCCTTCGTGTTAATCGCGCTGGTATCATTAATTTCCCTTCTCTTGGTCCTGTTCAAGTTGCCGGCATGACATTCTCTGATGTGCGTGATTCTTTAAATCAGCGTGTAAAAGAGCAAATGATCGGGGTTCGCAGTGATATTTCGTTGGGCGAAATGCGCACCATGCAAGTGTTTGTGATGGGTGATGCGTACAAGCCTGGCGCTTACACGGTGAGCGCCCTAACTACGATCTCTCAAGCTATTTATTACAGTGGTGGCTTTAGCGAGAGTGGCGCCCTTCGTAACGTGCAACTTAAGCGCAATGGTCAGGTAATTCGTAAACTGGATATGTACGACCTTTTACTAAAAGGTGATGCGCGTAACGACATCCGCTTGTTACCAGGAGACGTGGTCTTCATCGGCGCGTTGGGTAACACGATTTCGATTGATGGTGAAGTAAACCGTCCTGCAATCTATGAAATCAAACCAGGTGAAACCTATAAGCAAGCCATTCAAATGGCTGGCGGTTTTACGGCTAACGCTTATAGCGATCAAATCGAAGTGAAGCGTTATGCAGCTAAAGGTGCTCGCGATGCATTAACACTGAACTTTAGCCAGTCACATGACCAACAAACCAAAGTTAAAGATGGTGATGTGGTTAATGTGCTTAAGAAAAATGAAGAGCTGACACGTTACGTACAAATTGAAGGTGATGTTCGTCATCCGGGCTATATTGAATGGAAGAGCGGTCTACGTATTGCAGATTTATTCCAATCCGTTGATACCGCATTTAATTCTACTGCAGATGTAAGCTATGCCGTTGTTGTGCGTGAGATTAATCCTCAACGCGATATTGAGGTTTACCAAGTTAACCTTGCTAATGCGATTCTTTCTCCAACGAGTAAAGATAACTTGAAGCTGAATTCTCGCGATCGAGTCTTGGTGTTTAACCGCTTCAATAATGAAGATTTAGATACGTTAGCGGATCAAGAAACCGTTTCCAAAGCGAAAACCTTAGAGCAAGCTCAACTTCAAGCACAGCAAGAGCAATTGAAAGAGCAAGAAGTCATGAGCTCATCAGTGGCGGTGTCTTCTGCCACTCCAATAGAAAAAGATTCAAAGCAACCAAAGATCGTGTTCCGTGGTAAAGAAATCACTAAAGACGATTTTGAAGCATTAAAGCAAAATACGCGCCGTACGTTGCTTGCTCCTGTGCTGCTGCAACTTCAACAGCAATCTCGTTTAGGTTTGGCTCCGCAAATTGCCGAAGTTTTTGGTGAGGTAAAACACCCAGGCCGTTACCCAATTACCCCACGTATGACGATTTCTACCTTAATCGAGGCAGCTGGTGGCTTAACTTATAACGCATTTACCATCAACGCCGAGTTAGCACGTACGGTAATTAGTAGTAAAGATGAGCGTGCTTCTATTGATGTTGAGCGTATTGATTTGCGCCAAGCCATCAAAGGAAGTACCACTGATGATGCAGTTATTGTTGGTCGCGATCGCCTAAACATTCTTGAGAAGCCAAACGTCAAATTGCAAAGTACAGTAACATTGCAAGGTGAGGTTCGCTTCCCTGGTACTTACACCGTTCGTCAGGGTGAAACCTTAGGTGAGCTATTGAAGCGTGCTGGTGGATTAACCGAATTCGCACATCCGCAAGGAGCTATCTTTACTCGTGAGGCTTTGCGCCTGCAAGAGCAAAAGCTACTAAACCAATACGCGGCAGATATGCGCGCAGAAACCGCGAAGAAAACCTTCCGTGCAGACAGTAATATGGGCTCGGTGATCTCTGACCCAGATAAAACCCTAAAGTTTGTTGAAGAAGCAAGCCGCAGCAAAGCTCTTGGTCGTATGGTCGTACAGCTTAATCGTATCCTTAAAGACGAGCGTTCTGCGGACTTTATGTTAGAAGATGGTGACTTCCTATTTGTACCGACCTTCCGCAACACGGTTTCGATCATGGGGGAAGTTCAAGTTCCAATTACATATCTACTGGATAACAAACTAGATGTGGATGATTACTTGAACAAAGCCGGCGGCGCGAAAAAACAAGCAGATGAAGATCGTATCTTCGTTGTACGCGCAGACGGCTCGGTTTACAAACCTACGTCAGGATATTGGTTCGGTAATAACCATGAAGAGCTAAAAGCTGGCGATACGATTGTTGTACCAATTGATACTGACTACCGTGATGCACTAAGCACCTGGACGGCTGCAACACAGATCCTTTACCAAACTGGTGTAGCGATCAACGCGTTGAAGTAA
- the pseF gene encoding pseudaminic acid cytidylyltransferase → MDILFIIPARGGSKRIPKKNIRQFLGKEIISYPIKSALSSAYCSKLIVSTDSKEISEVAIRYGAEVPFLRSEKNSNDFATTYDVIEEVCSSLIDIERYEYICCIYPTSVFVTTKMIDEAIRLAKAEGKSGAVSVLEYSHPIQRALCVDESGNLRSTNPEFYNSRSQDLEKHYHDAGQFYLFNLNSARMEKKLILKESIPIILTSAQAQDIDTEEDWNLAEIKYRLTYNV, encoded by the coding sequence ATGGATATATTATTTATAATACCGGCCCGTGGCGGAAGTAAAAGAATTCCGAAGAAGAATATAAGACAGTTTTTAGGTAAAGAAATTATTTCTTACCCTATCAAATCTGCCTTATCTTCGGCTTATTGTTCTAAGTTGATAGTATCTACAGATTCTAAAGAGATAAGTGAAGTAGCGATACGTTATGGTGCTGAAGTTCCTTTTTTAAGGAGTGAGAAAAATTCTAACGACTTTGCAACAACTTACGATGTGATTGAAGAAGTTTGTTCTAGCTTGATAGATATAGAACGGTATGAATACATATGCTGTATATACCCAACGTCTGTCTTTGTAACAACTAAAATGATTGATGAAGCTATAAGATTAGCTAAAGCTGAAGGTAAATCTGGAGCTGTATCAGTTTTAGAATATAGCCATCCTATACAAAGAGCCTTGTGTGTTGATGAATCAGGTAATCTGCGTTCGACCAATCCGGAGTTCTATAATAGTCGTAGTCAAGATTTAGAAAAGCACTATCATGATGCAGGACAATTTTATTTATTTAATTTGAACTCTGCAAGAATGGAAAAAAAATTAATTCTTAAAGAATCAATTCCAATCATTTTAACCTCAGCACAAGCTCAAGATATTGACACTGAAGAAGATTGGAATTTGGCAGAGATAAAGTATAGGCTGACTTATAATGTCTAA
- a CDS encoding glycosyltransferase family 2 protein, producing the protein MESAQVAIVIPAYNEAKTIKKVISELNDELAGYNFRVIVVNDCSIDETRSEALTAGALVLDLDVNHGYAGAIEKGLNYVSSLAEFKYALTMDADGQHHPRSVRAFIELLESDSTAMIIGKREKAARFGEWLFSRVHSFLLGVKDPLCGLKLYSLNDYRKIGYFDSYDSIGTELMVNLIKNGVKYNQVEIEIRDREDAARFGNGMKVEFRLIKSLIRSIKHIIL; encoded by the coding sequence GTGGAATCAGCTCAAGTAGCAATTGTTATTCCTGCATATAATGAAGCTAAGACTATAAAAAAGGTAATCAGTGAGCTTAATGATGAGCTTGCTGGTTATAACTTTCGTGTGATTGTCGTAAATGATTGCTCTATTGATGAAACTAGATCTGAAGCTCTTACAGCAGGGGCTCTAGTGTTAGATCTAGATGTCAACCATGGCTATGCTGGAGCAATAGAAAAAGGACTAAATTATGTTTCAAGTTTAGCTGAATTCAAATATGCACTAACTATGGATGCTGATGGTCAACACCATCCTCGCTCAGTTAGGGCCTTTATTGAGCTTCTTGAGTCAGATAGTACCGCGATGATTATTGGTAAGCGAGAAAAAGCTGCTCGTTTTGGAGAATGGTTATTTAGTCGAGTACACAGCTTCTTACTTGGTGTCAAGGATCCTCTTTGTGGTCTCAAATTATATTCACTCAACGATTACCGAAAGATTGGTTATTTCGATAGTTATGATTCCATAGGTACAGAACTTATGGTGAATCTAATTAAGAATGGAGTGAAATACAATCAAGTTGAAATAGAGATCAGAGATAGAGAAGATGCAGCTAGATTCGGCAATGGAATGAAAGTCGAGTTTAGGTTGATTAAAAGTTTAATAAGATCGATTAAACATATAATATTATAA
- a CDS encoding acyltransferase codes for MKHNCFFLFVLFRKLFEFIKDFRRKCDKGYYRYIYRIPTSFIAGYSVNIHGEGELIVGENSYIGTNSAINLAKECSVSIGDNVSISHNVRIYTTTKESIKDPCGNSKVRNRDVNIGNNVWVGANVVVLPGVTICDNVTIGANSVVYKSIETPGVYTSSTMNFIKGY; via the coding sequence ATGAAGCATAATTGTTTTTTTCTCTTTGTACTATTTAGGAAGCTCTTTGAGTTCATAAAAGATTTTAGAAGAAAATGTGATAAAGGTTACTATCGATATATTTACAGGATACCAACGTCTTTCATCGCCGGCTATTCAGTTAACATTCACGGTGAAGGTGAGTTAATTGTTGGTGAAAATTCTTATATTGGCACGAACTCTGCGATTAATTTAGCAAAGGAATGCAGTGTTAGTATTGGAGATAATGTATCCATTAGCCATAATGTAAGAATTTATACAACAACAAAAGAATCAATTAAGGATCCTTGTGGTAATTCGAAAGTTAGGAATCGTGATGTAAATATTGGCAACAACGTTTGGGTTGGCGCTAACGTGGTCGTTTTACCTGGGGTAACTATTTGTGACAATGTTACTATTGGTGCGAACTCTGTTGTGTATAAAAGTATCGAAACTCCCGGCGTATATACATCATCCACAATGAACTTTATCAAAGGTTACTAA
- a CDS encoding glycosyltransferase — protein MKKERINWFYNGTLTKEEQDGHSVVNVNLIKKLLLKDCDIDFFYISKKTDAETEVFVTSLGVKNVTNIKPKGIGGRLANLIFPKKCKSKVKVVYGSNAVMDHVCIDYENTILIAGDVESRKWIQNKKPTTFHNYLINKIRESRYRKFSSVVIYNDVDAQFLNFKSNLIINPVCYNGYVKQNTEVDIKYYDIIFTGNFSYQPNLDAAKYLINEFSRGPYKLALVGFNADLLGEVKSDYIIIKDSVPSVEDELDKAKIFISPLRYGTGVKNKVLSAINVGIPIIATNVSIEGIPDIHNFSSVMCSYDRKELINLVEKTLSDYDSYKEEANKTKDYYDALMSWESFAEILNCKLRDKC, from the coding sequence ATGAAAAAAGAGAGAATTAACTGGTTTTACAATGGAACCTTAACAAAAGAAGAGCAAGATGGACACTCTGTAGTGAATGTTAATCTAATTAAGAAATTGTTGTTGAAGGATTGTGATATTGATTTTTTTTATATTTCAAAAAAAACTGATGCGGAAACAGAGGTATTTGTAACAAGTCTTGGTGTCAAAAATGTAACTAATATCAAGCCAAAAGGCATAGGGGGACGTTTAGCTAACTTGATTTTCCCCAAAAAATGTAAGTCTAAGGTAAAAGTTGTGTATGGTTCTAATGCCGTTATGGATCATGTATGTATTGATTATGAAAACACTATTCTCATTGCCGGAGATGTAGAATCACGCAAGTGGATTCAAAACAAAAAACCAACAACATTTCATAATTATTTAATAAACAAAATTAGAGAATCTAGATATAGGAAGTTTTCATCAGTTGTTATTTATAACGATGTAGACGCTCAGTTTTTAAACTTTAAGTCTAATCTGATAATAAATCCGGTGTGCTACAATGGATATGTAAAACAAAATACAGAGGTAGATATTAAATATTATGATATTATATTTACAGGCAACTTTTCTTATCAACCTAATTTAGATGCGGCAAAATATTTAATCAATGAATTCTCTAGAGGACCTTATAAATTGGCGCTGGTTGGCTTTAATGCGGACCTTTTGGGGGAGGTGAAATCTGATTATATTATTATTAAAGATTCAGTACCATCAGTTGAAGATGAATTGGATAAAGCCAAGATTTTTATTTCACCTTTAAGGTATGGTACTGGTGTTAAAAATAAGGTGTTATCTGCTATTAATGTAGGGATACCAATTATTGCTACTAATGTATCTATTGAAGGAATTCCAGATATTCATAATTTTTCTTCTGTTATGTGCTCTTATGATCGAAAAGAACTAATTAATCTGGTTGAAAAAACGCTGTCTGATTATGATTCTTATAAAGAAGAAGCGAATAAGACTAAAGATTACTATGACGCTTTAATGTCTTGGGAAAGTTTTGCGGAAATTTTAAATTGTAAATTGAGAGATAAATGCTAA
- a CDS encoding N-acetylneuraminate synthase family protein, with protein sequence MKRKFNRTIKIGNDIISREGKPYFIADIGANHNGSLEKAKELIYLAAESGAHAAKFQHFKAETIVSRNGFEQLGSQQSHQSTWKKSVFEVYKDASINLGWTETLVETCKDAGVEFFTSPYSLDLVDYVDQYVPAYKVGSGDITWPQIIQKMGEKNKPLLLACGASTLDEVDAAVSTALQSSSDIVLMQCNTNYTASLDNFKHINLNVIKTLRAMYPDAILGLSDHTPGHATVLGAIALGANVIEKHFTDNNLNEGPDHKFAMNPQSWREMVDRSEELYLALGDGVKRVEDNEVETVVVQRRSIRVKESLPTGHIIQESDLECLRPCPKDGIEPYHFDEVLGKKLVSSIDKGEYLKWNQLK encoded by the coding sequence ATGAAGAGAAAGTTTAATAGAACAATTAAAATCGGTAATGACATAATCAGTAGAGAAGGGAAACCATATTTTATTGCAGATATCGGGGCAAACCATAATGGCTCGTTAGAAAAGGCGAAAGAACTGATCTATCTTGCTGCTGAATCAGGCGCTCACGCAGCTAAGTTTCAACATTTTAAAGCTGAAACTATAGTTAGTCGTAATGGGTTCGAACAACTGGGTTCTCAACAAAGCCACCAGTCAACTTGGAAAAAATCTGTTTTTGAAGTTTACAAAGATGCGTCAATCAACTTAGGGTGGACTGAAACATTGGTGGAAACATGTAAAGATGCTGGAGTTGAATTCTTCACTAGCCCTTACTCTTTAGATTTAGTTGATTATGTAGATCAATATGTACCAGCTTACAAAGTCGGTTCAGGTGATATTACATGGCCGCAAATCATACAAAAGATGGGAGAGAAGAATAAACCGTTATTGTTAGCGTGTGGTGCATCAACTTTGGATGAAGTGGATGCTGCAGTAAGTACGGCGTTACAATCAAGTAGTGACATTGTATTAATGCAATGCAATACAAATTATACGGCGTCATTAGATAATTTTAAACATATTAATCTCAATGTAATTAAGACGTTACGAGCAATGTACCCTGACGCAATTTTAGGTCTTAGTGATCATACTCCTGGTCATGCTACTGTGTTGGGGGCGATTGCACTTGGTGCAAATGTTATTGAAAAACACTTTACAGACAATAACTTGAATGAAGGTCCAGATCATAAATTTGCAATGAACCCTCAAAGTTGGAGAGAAATGGTTGACCGCTCAGAAGAGCTCTATCTTGCACTGGGTGATGGAGTTAAGAGAGTTGAGGATAATGAAGTAGAAACTGTTGTAGTACAACGCCGATCAATTAGGGTAAAAGAATCTTTACCGACAGGACACATCATCCAAGAGAGTGATCTTGAATGCTTAAGACCATGCCCTAAAGACGGAATAGAGCCGTATCACTTCGATGAGGTTTTAGGTAAAAAACTAGTAAGTTCTATCGATAAAGGCGAGTATTTAAAGTGGAATCAGCTCAAGTAG
- a CDS encoding Wzz/FepE/Etk N-terminal domain-containing protein, translating to MELKKEQNTDYLSYPLQSNQTNDEIDLLELMKAIWKGKWIIFISTTIFAIGSVIYALSLPNIYKADALLAPAESSKGGSLSQMAGQLGGLAALAGVNLGGSEFSQTELAVQVMQSRQFVEEFVDKHDLLVPLMAVKAWDLTNNKLILNDGLYNSKTDSWLRAPEGLRGARPSAQEAFELFNKEILNVSKNKESGLYTVSVKYYSPYMAQQWVNWLIEDINKVMRQRAISEASQNLNYLNAQLEKTAVADMKSTFYKLIEEQTKSLMLAEAQEEFIFKVVDPAVVPELKDSPKRALICILGTVFGFVVGIGIILVIYGFRKEKNININSNN from the coding sequence ATGGAACTTAAAAAAGAACAGAATACTGATTACTTGTCATATCCTCTTCAATCTAATCAAACTAATGATGAAATCGATCTTCTTGAGTTAATGAAAGCAATATGGAAAGGAAAGTGGATTATTTTTATATCAACTACCATATTTGCCATTGGTTCAGTAATCTACGCATTGAGCCTTCCAAATATTTACAAAGCTGATGCATTGCTTGCTCCTGCAGAGAGCTCTAAGGGGGGAAGTTTATCCCAAATGGCTGGACAGCTTGGTGGTTTAGCTGCTTTAGCTGGAGTTAATTTGGGAGGATCAGAGTTTTCTCAGACTGAATTAGCCGTTCAAGTAATGCAATCGCGTCAATTTGTTGAAGAATTTGTCGATAAGCACGATTTACTTGTACCTTTAATGGCAGTGAAAGCGTGGGATCTAACTAACAATAAATTGATTTTGAATGACGGTTTGTATAACTCTAAAACAGATAGTTGGTTAAGAGCTCCCGAGGGGCTCAGAGGTGCAAGACCTTCGGCGCAGGAGGCTTTTGAGTTATTCAATAAAGAAATCTTGAATGTGAGCAAAAATAAGGAAAGTGGCTTATATACTGTTTCTGTAAAGTACTATTCGCCTTATATGGCACAACAATGGGTCAATTGGCTTATTGAAGATATCAATAAAGTTATGAGGCAGAGAGCTATATCAGAGGCTTCACAAAACCTGAATTATCTAAATGCTCAGCTAGAGAAGACGGCAGTGGCAGATATGAAAAGTACTTTCTATAAGCTCATAGAGGAACAAACGAAAAGCCTGATGCTAGCTGAAGCACAGGAAGAATTTATATTTAAGGTAGTGGATCCTGCTGTTGTACCTGAGTTAAAAGATAGTCCCAAACGAGCTTTAATATGTATTCTGGGAACAGTTTTCGGCTTTGTCGTTGGTATAGGGATTATTTTAGTTATATATGGTTTTAGAAAAGAAAAAAATATTAACATCAATAGTAACAATTAA